One Ostrea edulis chromosome 2, xbOstEdul1.1, whole genome shotgun sequence genomic region harbors:
- the LOC125661423 gene encoding uncharacterized protein LOC125661423 isoform X2: MVLMSVMSFSQIVKLTAHKSGLDFRDKVEKLTKSPIPPNVREQYNKKIRKWREEDKLYYETHNFPSVMEKVKNQRYVTFVGVPGSGKSATAHHISLKLQDEGYEVVPTIDVRKMEDYGDPSNPQVFVIDDVMGVFGLQKTKLDVLTDYKENITDSCMVKSRTLMTCREAVFNETLPYKPFLTKEETVIKLHSSDNALNDKDKKQILKKYGLNVNLISPALLTSTSRMFPLLCKLFSKETKFQALGSTFFLNPVQCIIDELDDMQRHSKLNYAVLVLCMLNENSLSRDILKDKHCIDKKMNVSENCRLEHYTDTKFMDALSALEGTYTKQCGVQYTFIHDSMFEICAYHYGKQFPDQMLLYMSSSYIANSVKPQTSEPGIVNKLREKQSDSQSIERCEGSNDSEGKEKESDDKNSLRGESFDLCIRLPEDQYPLLAERLYRDIQNMELYDVFRNQVLKHPQVCKAFIRELETKSNTELKSVFLSSRGEVDKIVSTRKRVEKESEERLELGRQTVLVGQREKRDDEGERLWLEYTYNVRVISWVIYYGHYQIIEYIVQQTEQPNEISELFWVTGNSPHQSKSGIDACNKQESDINRLVEECRLLLLSCYSGDVQIVRFLLPVCKKAINGIGRIREDNYWSHLPLTAACNGGHVSIVKELMKAGADVNLQDRWGNTPLLAACKGGHVSVVKELVKAGADVNLQDDNRNTSLLAACKGGHVSVVEELVKAGAVNLQDRWGNTPLLAACKRGHVSVVEELVKAGADVNLKDDDGNTPLHAACKGGHVSVVEGLVKAGADVNLQDDDGNTRLLAACKRGHVSVVKELVKVGADVNLQGRLKITPLLAACKRGHVSVVEELVKAGADVNLQDEDKNTPLLAACKRGHVSVVEELVKAGVDVNIQITQEYRTPLLAACKRGHVSVVKELVKAGADVNLQITGIWVNTPLIAACNGGHVSVVEELVEAGADVNLHDNMGNTPLILACMRGHVSVVKELVKAGADDNLQGDMGNTPLLAACKGGYVSVVKELVKAGLQDNMRNTPLITACNRGHVSIVKELVKAGTDVNLKDDDGNTPLLAACKGGHASVVEELMKAGADVNLQDNMRNTPLLAACNRGHVSVVEELMKAGVDVNLQDRQRSNTPLIAVYEGRHVSVVEGLVRAGADVNGQDDDKKTLLLAACKGGHVSVVEGLLKAGSDVNLQDNMGNTPLIAACEKGHVSVVEELVKAGADVNLQDRKGYNTPLIVACEGGHVSVVKELVKAGADINLQDNMGNTPLIAACKGGHVSVVEGLVKARADVNLQDNMGNTPLLAACEGGHKSVVEELVKAGADVNLQDGDGNTPLLAACKGGHVSIVKELVKAGGDVNVQVDMRNTPLLAACEGGHVSVVEELVKAGADVNLQDDDRNTPLLAACKGGHVSIVEGLMKAGADANVQDNMGKTPLITACNKGHASVVKELVAAGADVNLQDSEGYPPLMSACKGGHGSVVKVLVKAGADVNLQDRRRINKPLLGACKRGHVCIVKELMKAGVNVNLRDDHWITLLLAACKRGHVNVVKELVTAGADVNLQVGERYTPLIAVCYKGHVRLVEELVKSRADVNLQDKKGNTPLIAACKGGHVSVVERLMKAGADVNKQDNMGYTPLIAACEGGHASVVEELVKAGADVNLQGRLRNTPLIAACYRGHVSVIEKLVKAGADFNLQDNMRNTPLIAACKGGHVSVVEGLVKAGADVNLQDDDGNTPLLAACKGGHVSIVEELVKAGVDVNLQDSMRNTPLLAACKGGHVSIVEGVVKAGADVNLQDDEGNTPLLAAGKGGHVSIVEGLVNAGTDVNLQDDDGNTPLLAACKGGHVSVVKELVKAGADVNLQGDYTNTPLIGAVRKCHLSTVKCLVEHGAGLVIQDVDINVSAVYKALILNKSDIVKYIIQEQNRIIPGKFNGNVHLLNCLVDIRHAGVKTDSRDEVVVTDRSVWSMDRGGDLCKTISKGDCDVLRRLLCVGLDVDQSIQFYGKYNKSDVIPLLYTLIDERYGVSYRAGKARILLQAGADVNVRVRYKKYGSVLDREGVSVLERTRRLLCKHSDSKYWILRDRVSWKIDRMTEYGRVMCEIKKHVRRHSV; encoded by the exons atggtTCTGATGTCTGTGATGTCCTTTTCTCAAATTGTGAAACTCACGGCCCATAAGTCTGGTTTAGACTTTCGGG ATAAAGTGGAGAAACTAACAAAGTCCCCCATTCCCCCAAATGTGAGAG agcaatacaaTAAGAAAATTCGGAAATGGAGAGAGGAAGACAAGCTTTACTATGAAACCCACAACTTTCCGTCAGTGATGGAGAAGGTGAAAAACCAACGTTACGTAACGTTTGTTGGTGTGCCTGGGTCTGGGAAGTCTGCCACGGCTCACCACATTTCCCTCAAGCTCCAGGACGAAGGTTACGAAGTTGTACCAACCATAGACGTCAGGAAGATGGAGGACTATGGTGATCCCAGTAATCCGCAAgtttttgttattgatgatgTGATGGGTGTCTTTGGACTCCAGAAAACTAAATTAGATGTGTTGACTGATTATAAAGAGAATATAACAGATTCTTGCATGGTTAAGTCTAGAACTTTGATGACATGTAGAGAGGCTGTGTTCAATGAGACGCTACCCTACAAACCCTTCCTTACCAAAGAAGAAACGGTGATTAAGTTACACAGTTCTGATAATGCATTAAATGACAAAGACAAAAAACAAATTCTCAAGAAATATGGTTTAAATGTAAATCTGATTTCACCTGCATTGCTGACATCAACATCTCGCATGTTTCCTCTTCTCTGTAAATTGTTTTCTAAGGAAACAAAATTCCAAGCTCTTGGTTCAACGTTTTTCCTGAATCCAGTCCAATGTATCATTGATGAACTTGATGATATGCAAAGACATAGCAAACTGAATTATGCGGTACTTGTTTTGTGTATGCTGAATGAAAACAGTCTCTCAAGAGACATTTTAAAGGATAAACATTgtattgataagaaaatgaatGTTTCGGAAAACTGCAGATTAGAGCACTACACTGATACTAAGTTTATGGATGCCTTGTCAGCATTGGAGGGGACCTACACAAAACAGTGTGGTGTACAATACACATTTATACATGACTCCATGTTTGAAATCTGTGCTTATCACTATGGCAAACAGTTTCCTGACCAAATGTTGCTGTATATGAGTAGTAGTTATATTGCTAATTCTGTTAAACCGCAGACAAGTGAACCAGGTATTGTTAACAAACTGAGAGAGAAACAGAGTGATTCTCAATCTATTGAACGGTGTGAGGGTAGCAATGATAGTGAAGGAAAAGAGAAGGAGAGCGATGATAAAAACAGTCTGAGAGGGGAATCGTTTGATCTGTGTATAAGGTTACCTGAGGATCAGTACCCACTGTTAGCAGAGAGATTGTACAGAGACATACAGAACATGGAGCTATATGATGTTTTCAGGAATCAGGTTTTAAAACACCCCCAGGTGTGTAAGGCTTTTATTCGTGAGCTAGAAACAAAGTCAAACACAGAATTAAAATCTGTGTTTCTGTCCAGTCGGGGAGAGGTAGATAAGATAGTGAGTACACGAAAGCGTGTGGAGAAGGAGAGTGAGGAGAGGCTGGAGTTGGGGAGACAGACGGTGCTGGTGGGTCAGAGGGAGAAACGAGATGATGAGGGAGAAAGATTATGGTTGGAATACACGTACAATGTGAGAGTGATCAGCTGGGTGATTTACTATGGACATTATCAGATAATAGAGTACATAGTACAACAGACTGAACAACCCAATGAAATAAGTGAATTGTTTTGGGTAACGGGAAATTCTCCACATCAATCTAAATCTGGGATAGATGCATGTAATAAACAGGAAAGTGATATCAATAGGCTTGTAGAAGAGTGTAGATTACTTTTATTGAGTTGTTATAGTGGTGATGTACAGATTGTCAGATTTCTGCTTCCTGTCTGTAAGAAAGCAATAAATGGGATAGGTCGGATCAGAGAAGATAATTATTGGTCTCATTTACCTCTTACTGCTGCATGTAATGGAGGACATGTAAGTATAGTGAAGGAGCTgatgaaggcgggggctgatgtcaatctacaggataGATGGGGGAATACACCACTGCTAGCTGCATGTAAGGGAGGACATGTGAGTGTAGtgaaggagctggtgaaggcgggggctgatgtcaatctacaggatgATAACAGGAATACATCACTGCTAGCTGCATGTAAGGGAGGACATGTGAGTGtagtggaggagctggtgaaggcgggggctgtCAATTTACAGGATAGATGGGGGAATACACCACTGTTAGCTGCATGTAAGAGAGGACATGTGAGTGTAGTGGaagagctggtgaaggcgggggctgatgtcaatctaaaGGATGATGACGGGAATACACCACTGCATGCTGCATGTAAGGGAGGACATGTGAGTGTAGTGGAGGGactggtgaaggcgggggctgatgtcaatctacaggatgATGATGGGAATACACGACTGCTAGCTGCATGTAAGAGAGGACATGTGAGTGTAGTGAAGGAGCTGGTGAAAgtgggggctgatgtcaatttACAGGGTAGACTGAAGATTACACCACTGCTAGCTGCATGTAAGAGAGGACATGTGAGTGTAGTGGAGGAGCTAGTGAAGGCGggtgctgatgtcaatctacaggatgAGGACAAGAATACACCACTGCTAGCTGCATGTAAGAGAGGACATGTGAGTGtagtggaggagctggtgaaggctgGGGTTGACGTCAATATACAGATTACACAGGAGTATCGTACACCACTGCTAGCTGCATGTAAGAGAGGACATGTGAGTGTAGtgaaggagctggtgaaggcgggggctgatgtcaatctacagatTACCGGTATATGGGtgaatacaccactgatagctgcatgtAATGGAGGACATGTGAGTGTAGTGGAGGAGCTGGTGGAGGCGGgagctgatgtcaatctacatgATAATATGgggaatacaccactgataCTTGCATGTATGAGAGGACATGTGAGTGTAGTGAAAGAGCTGGTGAAGGCAGGGGCTGATGACAATTTACAGGGTGATATGGGGAATACACCACTGCTAGCTGCATGCAAGGGAGGATATGTGAGTGTAGtgaaggagctggtgaaggcggggcTACAGGATAATATGaggaatacaccactgataaCTGCATGTAATAGGGGACATGTGAGTATAGtgaaggagctggtgaaggcgggaACTGATGTCAATCTAAAGGATGATGACGGGAATACACCACTGCTAGCTGCATGTAAGGGAGGACATGCGAGTGTAGTGGAAGAACTgatgaaggcgggggctgatgtcaatctacaggataATATGAGGAATACACCACTGCTAGCTGCATGTAATAGAGGACATGTGAGTGTAGTGGAAGAGCTGATGAAGGCGGGGGTTGATGTTAATCTACAGGATAGACAAAGGTCTaatacaccactgatagctgTATATGAGGGGAGACATGTGAGTGTAGTGGAGGGCCTGGTGAGGGCGGGTGCTGATGTCAATGGACAGGATGATGACAAGAAAACACTACTGCTTGCTGCATGTAAGGGAGGACATGTGAGTGTAGTGGAGGGGTTGCTGAAGGCGGGGTCagatgtcaatctacaggataATATGgggaatacaccactgatagctgcatgtGAGAAAGGCCATGTGAGTGtagtggaggagctggtgaaggcgggggctgatgttAATTTACAGGATAGAAAGGGGTATAATACACCACTGATAGTTGCATGTGAGGGGGGACATGTGAGTGTAGTtaaggagctggtgaaggcgggggctgatatCAACCTACAGGATAATATGGGGAATACACCGCTGATAGCTGCATGTAAGGGAGGACATGTGAGTGTAGTGGAGGGGCTGGTTAAGGCgagggctgatgtcaatctacaggataATATGGGGAATACACCACTGCTAGCTGCATGTGAGGGAGGACATAAGAGTGtagtggaggagctggtgaaggcgggggctgatgttAATCTACAGGATGGTGACGGGAATACACCACTGCTAGCTGCATGTAAGGGAGGACATGTGAGTATAGtgaaggagctggtgaaggcggggggTGATGTCAATGTACAGGTTGATATGAGGAATACACCACTGCTAGCTGCATGTGAAGGAGGACATGTGAGTGtagtggaggagctggtgaaggcgggtgctgatgtcaatctacaggatgATGACAGGAATACACCACTCTTAGCTGCATGTAAGGGAGGACATGTGAGTATAGTGGAGGGGCTgatgaaggcgggggctgatgcCAATGTACAGGATAATATGGGGAAAACACCACTGATAACTGCATGTAATAAAGGACATGCGAGTGTAGTGAAGGAGTTGGTGGCGGcaggggctgatgtcaatctacaggataGTGAAGGGTATCCACCACTGATGTCTGCATGTAAGGGAGGACATGGGAGTGTAGTGAAGGTtctggtgaaggcgggggccgatgtcaatctacaggataGACGAAGGATTAATAAACCACTGCTAGGTGCATGTAAGAGAGGACATGTGTGTATAGTGAAAGAGCTTATGAAGGCGGGGGTCAATGTCAATCTACGGGATGATCACTGGATTACACTACTGCTAGCTGCATGTAAGAGAGGACATGTGAATGTAGTGAAGGAGCTGGTGACGGCGggtgctgatgtcaatctacaggtTGGAGAGAGATatacaccactgatagctgTTTGTTATAAAGGACATGTGAGATtagtggaggagctggtgaagtcgagggctgatgtcaatctacaggataAGAAAgggaatacaccactgatagctgcatgtAAGGGAGGACATGTGAGTGTAGTGGAGAGACTGATGAAGGCGGGAGCTGATGTCAATAAACAAGATAATATGGGGTatacaccactgatagctgcatgtGAGGGAGGACATGCGAGTGTAGTGGAGGAGCTGGTaaaggcgggggctgatgtcaatctacagggtAGACTGaggaatacaccactgatagctgcatgtTATAGAGGACATGTGAGTGTAATAGAgaagctggtgaaggcgggggctgattTCAATCTACAGGATAATATGaggaatacaccactgatagctgcatgtAAGGGAGGACATGTGAGTGTAGTTGAGGGACTGGTaaaggcgggggctgatgtcaatctacaggatgATGACGGGAATACACCACTGCTAGCTGCATGTAAGGGAGGACATGTGAGTAtagtggaggagctggtgaaggcgggggtTGATGTCAATCTACAAGATAGTATGAGGAATACACCACTGCTAGCTGCATGTAAGGGAGGACATGTGAGTATAGTGGAGGGAGTGGTGAAGGCCGGGGCTGATGTAAATCTACAGGATGATGAAGGGAATACACCACTGCTAGCTGCAGGTAAGGGAGGACATGTGAGCATAGTGGAGGGACTGGTGAATGCTGGgactgatgtcaatctacaggatgATGACGGGAATACACCACTGCTAGCTGCATGTAAGGGAGGACATGTAAGTGTAGtgaaggagctggtgaaggcgggggctgatgtcaatctacagggtGATTACACGAATACACCACTGATAGGTGCAGTAAGAAAGTGTCATTTATCAACAGTGAAATGTCTAGTGGAACATGGAGCTGGCTTGGTTATTCAGGATGTTGATATCAATGTGTCAGCAGTATATAAAGCATTAATACTGAACAAATCAGATATAGTGAAATATATCATACAGGAACAAAATAGAATCATTCCTGGTAAATTTAATGGAAATGTACACCTACTTAACTGTCTGGTAGATATCAGACATGCTGGAGTTAAAACAGACAGTAGGGATGAAGTGGTGGTGACAGACAGATCAGTGTGGTCTATGGATAGAGGGGGAGATTTGTGTAAAACAATCAGTAAAGGAGACTGTGATGTACTGAGACGTCTGTTGTGTGTGGGTCTGGATGTCGATCAGTCGATACAGTTTTATGGTAAGTACAATAAGTCTGATGTGATACCTCTGTTGTATACACTTATTGATGAGCGGTATGGTGTTAGCTATAGA